In Massilia forsythiae, one DNA window encodes the following:
- the dnaJ gene encoding molecular chaperone DnaJ, with translation MAKRDFYEILGVAKSASEDDIKKAYRKLAMKYHPDRNPDNKEAEEKFKEVKEAYEMLTTPEKREAYDRYGHAGVDPNMGGGGGFGAGGFGDAFGDIFGDIFGGGARRGGGGGPQVYRGADLRYNLEITLEQAAGGFDTTIRVPSWDKCDTCHGSGAKPGTSPVTCTTCAGHGQVRMQQGFFSIQQTCPKCHGSGKIIPEPCAACGGAGRIKRNKTLEVKIPAGIDNGMRIRSSGNGEPGTNGGPPGDLYVEIHIKPHEVFQREGDDLHCEMPISFMQAALGGEIEVPTLAGKVSFTIPEGTQTSKTFRLKGKGIKGVRSGYSGDLFCHVVVETPVKLTDKQKDLLREFDRLTVEGGAKHSPQSKGWMDKVKDFFE, from the coding sequence ATGGCAAAGCGTGATTTTTACGAGATCCTCGGGGTCGCGAAAAGTGCATCGGAAGATGACATCAAGAAGGCTTATCGCAAGCTCGCGATGAAGTACCACCCCGACCGCAATCCCGACAACAAGGAAGCGGAAGAGAAGTTCAAGGAGGTGAAGGAAGCCTACGAGATGCTGACCACACCGGAAAAACGCGAGGCGTACGACCGCTACGGTCACGCCGGCGTCGATCCGAACATGGGCGGCGGCGGCGGTTTCGGCGCGGGCGGCTTCGGCGATGCCTTCGGCGATATCTTCGGCGACATCTTCGGCGGTGGCGCCCGTCGCGGCGGCGGCGGCGGCCCGCAGGTGTACCGCGGCGCCGACCTGCGCTACAACCTCGAGATCACGCTCGAGCAGGCCGCGGGCGGCTTCGACACCACCATCCGCGTGCCGAGCTGGGACAAGTGCGACACCTGCCACGGCAGCGGCGCCAAGCCGGGCACCTCGCCGGTCACCTGCACCACCTGCGCCGGCCACGGCCAGGTGCGCATGCAGCAGGGTTTCTTCTCGATCCAGCAGACCTGCCCGAAGTGCCACGGCAGCGGCAAGATCATCCCGGAACCGTGCGCGGCCTGCGGCGGCGCCGGACGCATCAAGCGCAACAAGACGCTGGAAGTCAAGATCCCGGCCGGTATCGACAACGGCATGCGCATCCGCTCCTCGGGCAACGGCGAGCCGGGCACCAACGGCGGGCCGCCGGGCGATTTGTATGTCGAGATCCACATCAAGCCGCACGAAGTCTTCCAGCGCGAAGGCGACGACCTGCACTGCGAGATGCCGATCTCATTCATGCAGGCGGCGCTGGGCGGCGAGATCGAAGTGCCGACCCTGGCCGGCAAGGTCTCCTTCACCATTCCCGAAGGCACGCAGACCAGCAAGACCTTCCGCCTGAAGGGCAAGGGCATCAAGGGCGTGCGCTCGGGCTACTCGGGCGACCTGTTCTGCCACGTGGTGGTCGAGACCCCGGTGAAACTGACCGACAAGCAGAAGGACCTGCTGCGCGAATTCGATCGCCTGACGGTCGAGGGCGGCGCCAAGCACAGCCCGCAGAGCAAGGGCTGGATGGACAAAGTGAAGGACTTCTTCGAGTAA
- the can gene encoding carbonate dehydratase: MNESTGVTAAELFERNRKWAASMIDKNPDFFKSLAAQQAPEYLWIGCSDSRVPANELLGMAPGELFVHRNIANVVVHSDLNALTVLQFAIDVLKVKHIIICGHYGCSGVQAALMNTRVGLADNWLRHVRDVHDKHAQYLGNVAGAVAAKRLVELNVAEQVINVAQTTVVRDAWERGQPLTIHSWVYGLQDGLLRDLGITVSSHEEIAPKLESVLAGYREGGERK; encoded by the coding sequence ATGAACGAAAGCACAGGCGTCACCGCCGCAGAACTCTTCGAACGCAACCGCAAATGGGCCGCGTCGATGATCGACAAGAACCCGGATTTCTTCAAGTCGCTGGCGGCGCAGCAAGCGCCGGAATACCTGTGGATCGGCTGCTCCGACAGCCGCGTCCCGGCCAACGAACTGCTGGGCATGGCACCGGGCGAGCTGTTCGTCCACCGCAACATCGCCAACGTGGTGGTGCACTCCGACCTGAACGCCTTGACCGTGCTGCAGTTCGCGATCGACGTGCTGAAGGTCAAGCACATCATCATCTGCGGCCACTATGGCTGCTCGGGCGTGCAGGCGGCGCTGATGAACACCCGCGTCGGCCTGGCCGACAACTGGCTGCGCCACGTGCGCGATGTGCACGACAAGCACGCCCAGTACCTCGGCAACGTGGCCGGCGCGGTCGCCGCCAAGCGCCTGGTCGAACTCAACGTGGCCGAGCAGGTCATCAACGTGGCGCAGACCACCGTCGTGCGCGATGCCTGGGAACGCGGACAGCCGCTGACCATCCACAGCTGGGTGTACGGCCTGCAGGACGGCCTGCTGCGCGACCTCGGCATCACCGTCAGCAGCCACGAGGAAATCGCGCCGAAGCTGGAATCGGTGCTGGCCGGTTACCGCGAAGGCGGGGAACGCAAGTGA
- a CDS encoding nucleotide pyrophosphohydrolase, producing the protein MQPGGELEQLRGIVRAFVDERDWDQFHSPRNLAAALTVEAAELLEHFQWLQHGRPDELGAAKLAEVRHEMADVLVYLVRLADKLDVDLLAAVQDKMVLNRAKYPADQVRGDARKYHEYKR; encoded by the coding sequence ATGCAGCCCGGCGGCGAGCTGGAGCAGCTGCGCGGCATCGTGCGCGCGTTCGTCGACGAGCGCGACTGGGACCAGTTCCACTCGCCCCGGAACCTGGCGGCGGCGCTGACGGTCGAGGCGGCCGAGCTGCTGGAACACTTCCAGTGGCTGCAACACGGCCGGCCCGACGAACTGGGCGCTGCCAAACTCGCCGAGGTGCGCCACGAGATGGCGGACGTGCTGGTGTACCTGGTGCGCCTGGCCGACAAGCTCGACGTCGACCTGCTGGCCGCGGTGCAGGATAAGATGGTGCTCAACCGCGCCAAGTACCCGGCCGACCAGGTGCGCGGCGATGCGCGCAAGTACCACGAATACAAGCGGTAG
- a CDS encoding DUF4844 domain-containing protein — MSAGPFEFVRDAPLFIVPRTLEQLRAFRAGPKLADLPGANPSAERDRLALELERLADRLLSGIEAHPTKVWVLSQFGKTLEAVQEEDTEAREHVGSELERLMAILGIDSADGVLAYYLGGM, encoded by the coding sequence GTGAGCGCCGGCCCGTTCGAGTTCGTGCGCGACGCGCCCTTGTTCATCGTGCCGCGCACGCTGGAGCAACTGCGCGCCTTCCGCGCCGGCCCCAAGCTGGCCGACCTGCCCGGCGCCAATCCGTCGGCCGAGCGCGACCGGCTGGCGCTCGAACTGGAGCGGCTGGCGGACCGTTTGCTGTCCGGGATCGAGGCGCATCCGACCAAGGTGTGGGTGCTGAGCCAGTTCGGCAAGACGCTGGAAGCGGTGCAGGAAGAGGATACCGAGGCGCGCGAGCACGTGGGCAGCGAGCTGGAGCGGCTGATGGCCATCCTCGGCATCGACAGTGCGGATGGGGTGCTGGCTTATTACCTGGGCGGGATGTGA
- the gabD gene encoding NADP-dependent succinate-semialdehyde dehydrogenase yields MLKLNDPSLLRQQAYIDGAWCDAAEGHTVDVINPATGAALGTVPHMGQQETRRAIEAANAAWPAWRKKTARERALVLRKWNDLMLENVDDLAAIMTAEQGKPLAESKGEVAYAASFLEWFGEQAKRIEGDTLEAPARDRRIVVTREPIGVCAAITPWNFPAAMITRKVGPALAAGCPIVLKPAELTPYSALALAVLAERAGVPKGVFSVVIGDAKAIGTEMCANPVVRKLSFTGSTQVGRVLMEQCAPTVKKLSLELGGNAPFIVFDDADLDAAVEGAIASKYRNMGQTCVCANRLYVQDGVYDAFAEKLAAAVAKLQVGNGMDAGVTQGPLIEEKAVVKVEQHVADALSKGARLLLGGKRHELGHSFFQPTVLADVTPQMLLAREETFGPVAPLFRFKTEDEVVALANDTEFGLAAYFYSRDIGRVWRVAEHLETGMVGVNTGLISNEIAPFGGVKQSGLGREGSKYGMDDYLVVKYICMGGIE; encoded by the coding sequence ATGCTCAAGCTGAACGACCCTTCCCTGCTGCGCCAGCAAGCCTATATCGATGGCGCCTGGTGCGACGCCGCCGAGGGACACACCGTCGACGTGATCAACCCCGCCACCGGCGCAGCGCTCGGCACCGTGCCGCACATGGGGCAGCAGGAAACCCGCCGTGCGATCGAGGCCGCCAATGCCGCCTGGCCGGCCTGGCGCAAGAAGACCGCGCGCGAACGCGCCCTGGTCCTGCGCAAGTGGAACGACCTGATGCTGGAAAACGTCGACGACCTGGCCGCCATCATGACCGCGGAACAAGGCAAGCCGCTGGCCGAATCGAAGGGCGAAGTCGCCTACGCCGCCTCGTTCCTCGAATGGTTCGGCGAACAGGCCAAGCGCATCGAGGGCGACACCCTGGAAGCGCCGGCACGCGACCGCCGCATCGTGGTGACCAGGGAACCGATCGGCGTGTGCGCCGCGATCACCCCGTGGAACTTCCCGGCAGCGATGATCACGCGCAAGGTGGGGCCGGCGCTGGCCGCCGGCTGCCCGATCGTGCTCAAGCCGGCCGAACTGACGCCCTATTCCGCGCTGGCGCTGGCGGTGCTGGCCGAGCGCGCCGGCGTGCCCAAGGGCGTGTTCTCGGTCGTCATCGGCGACGCCAAGGCCATCGGCACGGAAATGTGCGCCAACCCGGTCGTGCGCAAGCTCAGCTTCACCGGCTCGACCCAGGTCGGCCGCGTGCTGATGGAGCAATGCGCGCCGACGGTCAAGAAACTGTCGCTGGAACTGGGCGGCAATGCGCCCTTCATCGTGTTCGACGATGCCGACCTGGACGCCGCGGTCGAGGGCGCGATCGCCTCGAAGTACCGCAACATGGGCCAGACCTGCGTGTGCGCCAACCGCCTGTACGTGCAGGACGGCGTGTACGACGCCTTCGCCGAAAAGCTGGCGGCGGCGGTGGCCAAGCTGCAAGTGGGCAACGGCATGGACGCCGGCGTGACCCAGGGTCCGCTGATCGAGGAAAAGGCGGTCGTGAAAGTCGAGCAGCACGTGGCGGATGCGCTGTCGAAGGGTGCGCGCCTGCTGCTGGGCGGCAAGCGCCACGAACTCGGCCACAGCTTCTTCCAGCCGACCGTGCTGGCCGACGTGACGCCGCAGATGCTGCTCGCGCGCGAGGAAACCTTCGGCCCGGTGGCGCCGCTGTTCCGCTTCAAGACCGAGGACGAGGTCGTGGCGCTGGCCAACGATACCGAGTTCGGCCTGGCCGCCTACTTCTATTCGCGCGACATCGGCCGCGTGTGGCGCGTGGCCGAGCACCTGGAAACCGGCATGGTGGGCGTGAACACCGGCTTGATCTCGAACGAGATCGCGCCGTTCGGCGGCGTCAAGCAATCCGGCCTGGGCCGCGAAGGGTCGAAGTACGGCATGGACGACTACCTGGTCGTCAAGTACATCTGCATGGGAGGCATCGAGTGA